The genomic stretch GCCTCGGGAGGTTTGAGTTTCAGTGTCCTGGTATTTGTGAAGCCGGGACTAGCCATGCCCTGATGAGTCCGGTAGCGTTTCACCCACCTTGGGGGACGCGATGGGGGCAAAGGCCGCAGTGGAATCGGGGGTCGTTCGTCAGCGCCGGCAGGTTCGTATCCGCAGGGCGGACATCAAGCGGGGCCAACGGATGAAGGTGGCGTTCGGGGTGTTCCGCTTCTGCCTCTACGGCATGGTGGGGCTCAGCGCCGAAATCTTCTTCTACAACCTGGTGCGGATTGCCCAGCACGTGCCGCTGCTGGAGGCGCTCTTCCGCTTCCAATGGCGCGTGGACGACCGGTTGGGACTCAACGCCATCTGGGATACGCCCATCTCCACGGCGTATGGACAGTGCTCGTTGTGGATGTTCGTCATCTATGGCGTGGCGTGCTTCTGTTTCATCGAGCCGCTCTACCGCTGGATGCTGTACCAGCACACGGGCCTGCGAGCCGCTGTGTACGGCGTGGTCATCCTGCTCTTTGAAGGCTTCTCCGGGGTCCTGCTGGAGCGGCTCACGGGATACCGCATCTGGTACTACGCGGATGCCGGCGCCATTCTCTGGCAGATGACCTCGCTCTACATCCTGCCCATCTGGATGGTGACGGGCCTGCTGGCGGAGTTCATCTACAGGGAGCTGATGGACCCCGACCTCCTGGCGGCCTTGGAGTCTCCGCTGCCCGCCACGCCGGAAGAGACCGAGGCCTCGTTCCAGTTGATTCGGTAGACGCAGGCGTGGCCGTCGTAGCCGGACATCTCGATGACGATGTCCTGCGCACCGGCCACCCGCAGCCCCGCGTGGATGATGCCCGCGGTGAAGGCAGGGTAGGGGCCTACCTCGTTCATCCAGAGCTCGAACTGGGTGGGCCCCAGCTCACGCAGCTTGGATTCCGTGTAGTTGTTGCCAGCCCGGAAGTTCTGCGTGGCCCGCATCAGCGTCCTGCGGGGCCCCAGCACGCGAAGCAATGAGAGGACGGCGCGTCCCAGCATCGTCTCGCGGAAGCCTTCGATATAGGCCTCACCCAGCTTCCAGGTTCCCTGCTCGAGCGAGAGTTGGGGAAAGAGCTCCTCCGACGTGATGCGAAGGAACGTCATCCACGCATCGAAGGTGTAGGCTGGCCGGAGCTTCTGGTCCACATCGAGCCCTGCCTGACGCAGGCGTGCCTTGCACTCAGGCGTCAGGCGCCCGTGCAGTGCCCGCAGGAACAGGGCTTCGATGGTCTGCTCGAAAATGAGAAGCTCGTCGGCCATGAGGAGTGAACTCTAGCCGACGAGCTTCTCGATGTGAACCACGTACCCACCCGGAGCGTAGGCTCCGGAAGAGGAGTCTCAGGGCGTGGGTGCGGGGGGCGGGGTCGGCGTATCGACCGAGGTGCCCTGGATGATGGCGTTCTGCGGCAGCTCCGTGGCCATGCCCAGCACCTTCGCGCCAGCGGCCTTCGCGCCGTCCAGCGCGGTGATGAGCCGCCCGTAGTTGGTGGCGTCATCCGCCATGAAGAAGACGACCTTGTCGTCCGCCTTCTTGGCCGCCAGCATGCGCTT from Myxococcus xanthus encodes the following:
- a CDS encoding DUF2378 family protein, yielding MADELLIFEQTIEALFLRALHGRLTPECKARLRQAGLDVDQKLRPAYTFDAWMTFLRITSEELFPQLSLEQGTWKLGEAYIEGFRETMLGRAVLSLLRVLGPRRTLMRATQNFRAGNNYTESKLRELGPTQFELWMNEVGPYPAFTAGIIHAGLRVAGAQDIVIEMSGYDGHACVYRINWNEASVSSGVAGSGDSKAARRSGSISSL